From a region of the Methylocystis hirsuta genome:
- the phhA gene encoding phenylalanine 4-monooxygenase yields the protein MGLQLTSESKNRYAQAPRQADWTIDQNWASYSDEEHDRWNRLFARQAKLLPGRACDEFLEAKQKLELSRSGIPEFADLSRRLGAMTGWSVVPVAGLIPDDAFFDHLANRRFPAGAFIRPESELEYLQEPDVFHDVFGHVPLLANPTYARFLEAYGEGGRRALARGQLHNLARLYWYTIEFGLVETPKGLRIFGAGIMSSPSETIFSLEDSSPNRVAFDLERVMRTNYIISDFQQTYFVIESFEKLLAAGYQDFGPIYDRLRNASDFAAHELAPGDRIISRGDFHYFRAKRSA from the coding sequence ATGGGACTGCAGCTCACGAGCGAAAGCAAGAATCGATACGCGCAGGCGCCGCGACAGGCGGACTGGACGATAGATCAGAATTGGGCCTCCTACAGCGATGAGGAGCACGATCGCTGGAACAGGCTGTTCGCCCGCCAGGCGAAGCTCTTGCCCGGACGGGCCTGCGACGAATTCCTGGAGGCGAAGCAAAAGCTCGAACTGTCGCGCTCCGGCATTCCGGAGTTCGCCGACCTGAGCCGCCGATTGGGGGCAATGACAGGCTGGAGCGTCGTCCCGGTGGCCGGGCTTATTCCCGATGACGCCTTCTTCGATCATCTCGCAAATCGGCGCTTTCCCGCCGGCGCATTCATTCGCCCGGAGTCGGAGCTCGAATATCTGCAGGAGCCGGACGTTTTCCACGACGTCTTCGGGCATGTGCCGCTCCTCGCCAATCCGACGTATGCGCGCTTTCTCGAAGCCTATGGCGAGGGCGGCCGACGCGCGCTTGCGCGCGGGCAGCTCCACAATCTCGCGCGGCTCTACTGGTACACGATCGAGTTCGGCTTGGTCGAAACGCCGAAAGGGCTGCGCATTTTCGGGGCAGGAATCATGTCCTCGCCTTCGGAGACGATCTTTTCGCTGGAAGACTCGTCGCCAAACCGCGTCGCTTTCGACCTCGAACGCGTCATGCGAACGAATTACATCATCAGCGATTTCCAGCAGACCTACTTCGTCATCGAAAGCTTCGAGAAGCTTCTCGCCGCCGGCTATCAGGATTTTGGTCCGATCTATGATCGGCTGCGCAACGCTTCGGACTTCGCCGCGCACGAACTCGCGCCGGGAGACCGCATCATTTCGCGCGGCGATTTCCATTACTTTCGCGCCAAGCGAAGCGCTTAA